A stretch of Brassica rapa cultivar Chiifu-401-42 chromosome A08, CAAS_Brap_v3.01, whole genome shotgun sequence DNA encodes these proteins:
- the LOC103834162 gene encoding agamous-like MADS-box protein AGL53, which translates to MDSLSSSTSTKMKNNNKLSVRNETRFKKSFLLLREKTVLKKALELSILCDNDICVIHYDREGNLVNTYPEDQCQVKDILERYNRLSDREKIKKNTNLSQFYNKKLVDEKRRSLTDAEERKKFTKKVGEFKGSLVDQLLVLQDRARYLLYSQDHQTKPDQSRCLAAMSEQNHNFSAPSSGFFPHNDFSSSLIDEEDPLMNFCPPVTENRV; encoded by the coding sequence ATggattctctttcttcttctacttcgaCAAAGATGAAGAACAACAACAAGCTCTCTGTCAGAAACGAAACCCGTTTCAAGAAATCATTCTTGTTGTTAAGAGAGAAGACCGTTCTCAAGAAAGCGTTAGAGCTTTCCATTCTCTGCGACAACGATATTTGTGTGATACATTACGATCGCGAAGGAAATCTCGTCAACACGTACCCTGAAGATCAGTGCCAAGTCAAAGACATTCTCGAGAGGTATAACAGATTAAGCGACAgagaaaaaatcaagaaaaacaCAAATCTTTCACAGTTCTATAACAAGAAACTCGTTGACGAGAAGAGGAGATCCCTTACCGACGCAGAGGAACGCAAAAAGTTCACAAAGAAAGTTGGAGAGTTCAAGGGTTCGCTAGTAGATCAGTTACTTGTATTACAAGACAGGGCTCGTTACCTTCTTTACTCCCAGGATCATCAGACCAAGCCAGATCAGAGCCGTTGTCTTGCTGCTATGTCTGAACAAAATCACAACTTTTCGGCGCCTTCTTCTGGCTTCTTCCCCCACAATGACTTCTCCTCTTCACTAATAGACGAGGAGGATCCATTGATGAACTTTTGTCCGCCGGTAACAGAGAACCGGGTTTAA